The nucleotide window CCGAGAGTGGACTAACTCAGACCGGGGGGGTCAGGCTGGACCCGGAAGCAAAAGCGCTGTTGGAGTCGAGATTTTGCGCTCCGTTACGGGTTCTGCCTCTGCTTCTGCACTGCTTCCCATCCACTGGGCTGCACATAACTCGCTCCACCGCGAAATTCCTCGCTCAAACCCTTTTGACGTCCGGCAACCCCCTGTGACAACCGTCCTGTCTCTGGCCtctgtcttcttcttcctcgaccgttcccccttctcctcatTGCGTCATGTGCCAGTGATGGACGACACAGATACCGCGAGAATTGCTGCGAGCAGAGCGGGCTCTGCAGAAGTCAAGACCGAGTCGCCGGACGATGCGACCgtcaccagcagcaccagcaccgccgagagcgagcagcagcaccagcagcagcaccaccaccaacatcagcaccagcagcacacgttccagcaccagcagcacaCGCTCCAGCACCAGCcgggccagcagcaacagtcAGCGCCGCTCAAGAGAACAGTATGCGACCACTGTCGTAGGAGAAGTATGATGATGTTCCACTTTCACTCTCGCCCACCACCCCCTCTCTACTacctctctgcctctgcctctgcctctgcctctgccagCCTGCCAGCCTGCCAGCCTGCCAGCCTATCGTCGTATTTCTCTCATTTGCTTTTCCCTGCCGTCGTTGCATTCATGAACTTTCGTGCGAtcctccctcttcccagCAGTCTCCCGCCGGGACAGTCCATCTGTCGGCTTCATGGTATCATCCCGCCTCAGCCACTGCCTGTCCGCCCGCCCGCTGTTCcacttcaccaccaccaacaccacaaccaccactTCACTACCACTTCATTACCAAGAATACGCTCGCCATGTTCGCAACCCCATGCCCCTTGCCgccttccttcctccctccctctctctccataCTGGATCGCTTTGTCGAGACAACTGCTGACCCTGTCTCTCAGGAATCCGCTGCGACGGCAAGTTCCCCTGTGAACAGTGCGTGCACGCCTCCCTCACCTGCAAGCGCGAGCATGTCCCTAAGAAGAGGGGACCGAAGCGTGGCCATGGACGGGTCATAAACGAGCTGCGCGCGAGGGAGTCATCCCATCAACTGCATCAGCTACCGCAACACACGATCCAGAAACCCTTTAATGCAGAGAATGCCCTCGAGAGCCCTACAGAGTATGTGCGGCGTCGATTGTCAGCAGCCTGCCCGCCGCTGAACCTAGACAGCGTCGACATCGGCATGAGCAGTAGCGACCTGGGAGAGGCGGCCTCTCAACCCTCCTCCAATGCCtccgcggcctcgaccccGCCGAGCTTCTGGGCCGCCGTCACATCCAATCCGGCACACAGCAACGTGCCGGAGCCCAGGGGCGTCTTCTCGAGCGACGAGTtccggccgaggacgaggagctaCTTCCACATGATCCCCCAGCTGGTCGAGCTGTACTACGAACACATCTACCCTATCATGCCACTCATCTTCATGCCCGCCATCCGCGAGACCATCAGCCGGCCCATGACGCCGAGCGAGAAGAACCTGGTCTACGCCCTGTGTGCCCTGACGTCGATGCACATGTCTGGCAAGAGCATCGGCGCGCCGGGGCCCACGTCGTGGGAGGTCGTCGgccgcttcttcctcgacgagaccATCTCGACCCGGCATTCGTACGACTTCCTCGAGGATCTGTCCCTGTCTGCTGTCATTTCGTCCTTTTACCTCAGCACTTCCTTCTTCGAAATTAACCAGTCGCGCAAGTCGTGGTACTACTTGCGGGAGGCGTTGACGAACGCGCAGGACCTAGGACTGCAGGACGACTCGACATATTACGGCCTTAGCCGCGAGGAGACTCTTTGCCGCCAGAGGGTTTTCTGGATCCTCTTCGTGACGGAAAGGTGAGCAACGAACCACCGGGGAGGGGTGACAGAGCAGAATCCATTCATTCATGCCCCAAGCCCATCAAAAGATACAGCACGCTAACAAAGTCCCCGTGCCCGTACCAGGTCCTTTGCCATCCTGCGCAACAAGCCCATCACGTTCAAGAGAACGCCGTCGCTTCCATCAACGCGACACTCCTACGAGGGTCCGGACATCCACGCCGGATTCCTGCAACTCGTTTCATCCTATACCCCACTTGACGAATCGTTCGTAACGGCGTGGAACGAGGGGTCCGATCCCCGCGTCAGCGCGACGACGTTCTTGGCCCTGCAAAaccttctctccctcccccccgcgTTTCTCCGTCCTCGTGGGCGGTCATCGCCCACGCAGCCACACAGCCAGTTGGCCGGTTCCTTCGGCGCTTCGTCTGCCGCCCAAGATTCGGGCTCGTCGGAGCCGACGGATATTCAAAAGGCAGACCTACTTATCACACAGCAATGGCTTCGTCTCATTGTATGGCAGTCGTCGATGCGGCAAGGTCTGCTGAGCTGGACGAACCCGGCTGACTCGAGCGGAAGCGTGTCACCGGAAGACGGAGTCACCGAGGGGAATAGCATGTGCTTCTCGTTCCCCTTGACCGTTGCGCGCGACACCGCGGCGATCCTGTCGAGCCTGCCGAGCAAAGCCGTCGAGGTGCACGGAATGGGCATCATGGAGAAGATCTTTGAGATCGGAACCTGGTGCGTCAACGTGCTGGGGGCGTGCGAGAGCGTcggcttctcgacgtcgatggACTTCACCTCGGGCGACATGGGCGTGCTGGGCAGCGGCAGGAAAGGGGCGAGCCTGGACCCGATCGAGTTCTTCGTCCGAACACTCAGCGCCAGCGACAACTCCCGGAAACAAttcgccgagaagctgctcaccgccgccggggagAACCCCGGAAGTATGAGGACGCAGCTTAGCCCGGCCATGTCCGGAATGGGTGCGTCGGCGGcttccgcggcggcggcggcggcggcgatgatggccagCAGCCAGGGGCCCAACGCAATGGACGCGACGGGATGGGGTCAGCAAAGAGGAAGTGTCGTTGGCGAAGTCTTTGAGGAAAACGAAGAAaacagcaacggcaacacgcatcatcaccaccatcaacagcatcaacagcCACAGCAGCAACTGGGTATGGGCGGCACCTCGAtacaccatcatcatcatcagcagcaacaccaacatcaacaacaacgacaacaacaccacTCACAACAACCCGGCATGCAAGGCTTGGGACTGGGCATCGACCTTGGCGCTGGAGAGACGACCGGCGGTCTGGGCGGCGTAGACATGGACGCGAGCAGTGTTGATCTGATGAGCCCACTAGGCCTGACAAGAAGCAACACATCCGACATGGCGACCATGGGCATGCCCGGCTTCGAGACGGCTTGGAGTCCCAGCAGCGGCGGGACCGGACCGCGAGAGTTTCCAGACTACGGCGCCGGGCCCTTTGCGACCcagagagaagggggaggagcgCCGGGGTATGCCGAGATGGGAAGCGGGTTATTAATGCACGACCGGATGGTGGCCGGTGGAGGAACCATCGGAGGCCCCGTTGGCGGGGAGAGTCCCATGGTGGATGAgcgtcaccatcaccatcaccagcagGTAGATTCCGGCCCTTACGATACGAGGAGGGAGAACAAAAACCTCGGGTACCAAAACGGGGCCAGGGTAGGCCTGTGGCTGGGGACATGAGCCGGCTTCCGAGGCTTGGCTGGTCTGTTCACGCAGACGCCACGGTGGACACACGGACGGACAGGACGGACGGTCGATTGTACTCATATTCAACATTCGGATTATTGGCACGGGAGTAGGATAGGATGGGTAAAACTTGGGAGCATTTCTTATTATTTACCCTATGGGAAGAACCTGGGATTTTGCGTTTCTACCAGGTGTTGTCTTAtaggaagaggaggggtcAGAAGATGGTCGGGGGGAGCTTTccgaaaagaaaaaaaacatcAGCCAGCAATCGATCTGGTTGTAGGAGgcggggaaaggggagggaggagtcTTGTGACCCTTTCTCATGACATTTGGCGGGAGAGAGTGGTTTGATCTACggaccaggggggggggggggcggttgAGACTATtttttcctccccccttccccccgtCCCATTCACGTGTACATGTTTATAATTTGGGCGACGAGAACGAACGAACGAAAGAACAAATTGATGTTCCAACAAACTCCTTGCGCTTCTCGCATCTTGTGTCTTGTGTATGTGCTTGATTGTCTGTATGTATTGTCTCTCGAGCAACGTCGGGGCCGGAGAGGACGGCCGACGGTCGGCTCGGGTATCCGGTATATCGGCGGGCCGGGGTGGCACGGTCGttgagggagggaagggggggggggggggaggactcGTCCACTCCCCCTTCTGGACGGAGTAGAACCCGAGCACGCATGACATGGCGGGTGATTCCCGTCACGGTGCGCGCGGGTGGCTTGGCGAAGGGGATGACGCCTCAATGCTTAGGTGTGTGAGgaaaagaggaggagaaggatggaaggggggaggttgtATGGTGGCCTCGGTCGGGTCTCGTCATCGCTCTCGCTcgcgcggggggggggacacaAGCTCGTCCGTCCGTATCGTAGGAGACGATGCGTCTTCGCATCCCGAGGACACATGATcgcgggggaggaggagggcccCGGGATGGGGTGGGGGTGGAGGGTTTGTCGGTTCGTTTCCGAGTCATGTTTCTTCGACGTCCGTCGTCCTCTgcgacgggggggggggcgccCGGTACTCTGTTATCAGCAAGTAAAGATCAACGCAGGGAGAAGAGAGCGGGGTGGGTTTTGTTCGGCGGCGCAGAGATGAGGTTCATCTTACTTTTGGCATTCGTGTTGTGCTGTGTTGTGCTGTGCGTCTGCACTGCATCCCTTCCGCGTGGTCGACGCCGTATTATGTTATATCTACGTTCATGCgactcctcgtcgcccggGGTATccgcggcgggggggggggtggcgGACTGCCCTTTGTTTCGTCGCGACGTCATGGACGTGGGGAGTGGGCGGTTGGTTGGGATGTCTGCGTTGGCTACTCTGGGGTATCTCGGGCCCGCCATATGGGTTTAATTTACCACTCTGACAGGCCGGGTTTAACCTCCTTGGCCTGTGGTCTGTAGCCTTTTAGGGAGGGGTGGGATTTGGTTTGGGGAACAGGACGGCTTTCGCGATGGAGGCGTTGCGGGCGCTTCTTGAATGAGTCCCCAGACGGTATGTCCGAAGGAGGGCGGGGGTTCGCCGATATCGAGTGGAAGTGCCCGCGAGGGAAGACGTTTAGGGGAGGGAGATGACGAGGGAGCATCCTCGAAGACACGCACGTTTCTTTGTGGCATGGTCAACATCAAGAAATTGGGGTCTTCGCCTTCGTCCGTCGCGCGGACTATACAACAATGTCCCCGGCcacgaggggggggggggggggggggggggggtcggtCGCCATGCCCCGGAGCCACCCGCCTCCCGCGTGGTGAGGTCGGATGGGCGGTGGGGTCACGGATCGGCCATGCTGACTCGGGGGACGGCGGGTTCAAGGAAATTGGGGTGCTTCACCCAATGTCATGGAAATCACGAGCGAGGAACCGGTGTGTTCAGGAGCCAAAAGAGTCTTCGAGGCCCTTTTCTGGGGTTGAATTGCAACCCAGGCCTTGAAGGGATTGATTTGTGCGTGTGTTTTGATTTTCCTCCCAATTCTAATAACCGAAAATCATGTCTATGCCGAAAAACGCCAGCCACCTATCCCAGGTGTGTCCCATCTCCCGTCGTACAGATGTATGAGGGTATCAAGTTGTAGTAGTGTAAACAAGCTCAGAACCGCCAGAAAAATGTGCAAGTAAAGAAACAGGCATCAGGCGTCGCGACCATTTAGAAACGTCCGCCACGTcttccaccgccgccgccgccaccacggccaccaccaccaccgctgccgccacgTCCGCCCGAACCGGCACTGCGGCCctctccaccgccgccaccaccgccgccgcggtgTCCGTGGCGGCTCTTAGGCGCGTCCggaacgacgacgaggcctcTGGTGCCGCGGAGACCCATCTTGCCGACGGTGCTCTTCTGAATGGCGGGCGTCTCGGGGGACGCAAGGGCGTCGCGGGCAAAGATGTTGCcttcggcgacgagctgctcCTTCTCCCACTTGAGGGACTTCATCCAGTTCTTGTAGTAGCCCAGCCAGGCCTGGTAGATCTTGGCCTTTTGCGCCTCGTCGATGCGCTGCTCGGCAATCTGGTAGACCTGGTCGGCGGACGAGAGGTCGGCCGGGCGGGTCTGGAAGGAGATCTCCTTGAGGGTCCACTGCGGGAAGAAaccctcgacctcggcaacaATGAAGATgccgcggccctcggcgccggcgcgggcagtacggccgaggcggtggaTGTACGACTCCTTGTCGGCGGGGATGCCGACCTGGAAGACGGTCGTGACGCCGGGGAAGTCCATGCCGCGGGCAATGACGTcggtggcgacgaggatgcccGACTTGGAGTCGCGGTAGTCGTTGGTCGTCTTGGTGCGCTTGCTCTGGGAGATGCGCGAGTGCAGGACGGCGGTGGGGGGCATGCCGGGgacgttggcgaggacgtcgccgtaaaagtcggcgagggcggccgtcGGGGCGAAGATGATGGCCTTGAAGGCGTCGGGGCCGACGtgggcggcctcctcgcggaTGGCGCCGACCATGGccggggcgacggcggcgaaggtgGGCACCTTGACGAGGTGCTGGGGCACGCGCTCGTGGGTGTTGGACTCGCCGGCGGGGATGGTGGAGATGAACTTGTAGCCCTTGGAgaggacgatgccggcgacctgctcgacgtgggcggcgatggtggcggAGAAGAGCATGCCCTGGCGGTTggtcttggccttgtcggGGAGGGCGCGGACGATGTCCTTGAGGGCGGGCATGAAGCCCATGTCGAGGAGGcggtcggcctcgtcgagcacgaGGGTGTCGAGTTGGTGGAAGGACTCCTTGATGTAGGCGTTGGACAGGTGGTCGATGAGACGTCCCGGGGTggcgatgaggatgtcgCAGCCGTTGAGGatctgcttctcctcgcgGTCCTTGTTGGTGCCTCCAATGGCGATGCAGACGCGGTACTGCGGCAGACGCTGCAGCAGGGCCTGGGCCTCCTTGGCGATCTGCATGGCCAGCTCGCGGGTCGgggagatgacgaggagcgagatgccggcgccgcggccgcggttgttggtgatgagggTCTGGATGGCAGGAAGGAGGAATGCGATTGTcttgccggtgccggtcTTGGCCTGGACGAGGCAGTCGCCGCGCTTGGGGGGCAGAAGCTCGGTCAGGGTGGCGGCCTGGACGGGCATCATGTGGTTGAACTTGAGGTCCTGGGTGATGGCCTGGATCAGGGCCGGGCTGACGCCGACCATATCAGCGAACCTCGGCGTGTCCTCAGGAACGGGCTCGGTCAAGGGCGGCGCGGTGCTGTTCTGAGGCGGCGCTGCTACTGCCGGCGCCGTGTTGGGCTGGGCCGATCTCTCGTTGTAGGGCGCATCCCGGCGGTCGCGTCTGGGACCGCGGTTCTGGTTCGAGCCTCTTCCTCTGCGATCCATAATGTCTGTCGGGTTTGGGTGAGGTTGTTTTGGgggaaggagagagaagaaagggagaggagagaggacgGCGAGAAAATTCAGGCCGTGGTTTGAGGGAGGTGATGTCAAAGGGAAAAAATTCCTGGGACAAACAGGGGGCATCTGGCGAAACCTGCTCTAGGCAGACTCTAGCGCGCCGCGATAAGAGATCTCGGAAGGAGCGATAAGCTTCCTCAGGGGTCCTGCCGCCCTCCCTCAGCGCTCACCGCCCGGCCCGGGTCCACtttgcccctcccccgctTCTTTTCTTATTTTATCCTTCTGCCTACCTATCATGTGTTGGCGAGAAGCTGTTTCTGGCTACAGAACACCCTCAGTTACTATCACTGTCACGATCGTCACTTCACCGAGGGAGAGCACATGTTGATCATACATCCTCACCCTCACTTTTTCCTGTTTCTGTTTCAACCCTAATTACTATGTGATCTACTCATCACGTCCCTAATCCATCTTCCAGACTCTCATTATCGTCTCTTTGGACTATGGTATCTCACAATCAAGGCAAGCGTAACAAAGACAGAGGGTATGGACACTACGGGCTAAAACACCTGCAACCGCCCAAGACGCCAGTATTCAACCGGACCCCCAACTCCGAGgttgtatgtgtgtgtgcgcgcgcgtgtACTAACTCTGACAAAACAGTCAAACTGATCAGTCCTGCGTGGTCAATTGCCGTCATCTCCCATGTGGCCGACGCTATGGTCGGCGAGACGATCGGGATGGTGTTGTAGGCGGCGCTGACGATGCGGGCGACGTGGGAGGAGACCTCTGCGTGTCATGATACGAAGGCGACTCCCGCATGAAACCTATTCCATCTGGTGATGCAACGGTACTTGGCGAGATTGGGTTCGCCAAGCCGATGGTAGACGACCTGTGGAGAGGTGTTGGGAAATTTTCGCTTCGCAAGTCTGGGGATGTAGGGAGCTCATGACGCTGCACGGAAGGGGTTGAGGGCCGGTCTTGGTCACCGGAGATCCGGTCGTGCTGATCCGACCCCCGTGTTGACGTATGAGAGACGGCCGTCGAGCGATGCTCGGGTTGCGAGGGCGACTGGAAAGTATCCTGAGGGCGGAAGCTGCCTCGCTCGATGCTGGGCGAGGCAGAGAGGGCGGGGCCGACCATGAAGCGCATCTGTTTGTCAATGTCCTGGCACAGGCTTCCCAGGAACATCTTGTAGACATCGCCGCCTGCGTGCTCCGTGTCGATCAGATCCCTTCACCTCTTGGTCAGCATACAACAAAACACCCACAGGCAAACGCCAGACAAGAGGTTCTCCTTACGGGCACCCATAGAGCCTCATGTCATCGTCCAGCCGCCGGAGCCTCTCAACGGCGTTCATGTCGTGGCCAAACTGGACAAACTGTATCGTGACCGGGCGGATCGTTGATATGTCCACTTGTTCTTGCGACTTGCCTGGCCGTATGTACGAGAGGTCACCGTGCAGGTCTCTCAATTCGTGTATGATGGACCGGAGATAGATGTCAATGGTGTGTTCCATTTGCATGCCGTTCCAGATGCCGTCCGTCAGAATGATGATGGTCTTCTTGCGCGGCGGCCTTTTCGACGCCTTGGCCCGCGTGTAGCGGTTGATGATGCGCGCGAGCTCCGGCACGATTGTGGTGTTGACCGCCTGTGTCGGCGACTTAGGCTCGTCCGGCTGTGCGAACATCATGGCTTTGGTGAAGTCCTCGACCTGCTGTAAGCAAGATTCTGTGACAGTTGCCCTCGGATCGGTGTCCGGGTCCGTAAAGTACAGCTCCATCCCATTGTCATCGTATCCCAAAGATCGCCAGACAAGAACCTCCAGAAGGTGAGTCACTTGCAACCAGTGAGATGCCATTGTAGTGCCGTTGTCGATGAGATACACCTGACCTTGTTAGCCGAAGAACGCTGAATGCACGATCTGGGGTGGTCGGGCGCACGATGTCGCGGTTCTTGAACTCCACTTCCAGGCGCTGGTCCAGATGCTCCGACATGTTCTTGCCCTTGACTGGCACGGGCTTTGGTTTGAATAGAGAACTGAAACTCTTCAGGTTTGGCCTAAATCTCATTCCGGTCTTCATTAGCTCGGTTCTCACTTGCCAGGCGGTAATGGTCTCGCGAGGCTTGACAGGCGAGTCGGGGGGTTGTGTTGTGCTCGACGTTCGGGTTCGCGAATGAGCCGGCAGCACCATGCGATCTCGTGACCGCTGTGCCACTGGCTGGATGGCTTGTTCCAAGAGAATACGACGACTTTCAAACTCCACGTCGGCGGGCGGTAGGTTCGGAACCTGTGGTAGCTGCTTGGCCCCTTCGTCTGAGTCCACTCTTCTGATGCCTGAATGTTGGTCGTACATCTGTTCGGACTGGAGGTCAATCCTCTGTAGCAGGGTGTGCAGATCTTTGGGGACCTGGGACTCTTCGGGCTCGGTGGAACCGAAGAGCTTGTCAAATTGTAGACAAATCTTTTTCGCAGACCATCGGTCTTTCTTAACAAGCATGTAGTCGTCCACCATGTCTAGTACAGCATGCGTGTAGACGTCGTTTCTCCTTGCAGCTTCACGGAGATACCTATGCCAATGTTGAACTTCTAAGAGCACGGCATCCCCGTCGTGAAACGCGTCGCTTGAGTGTTCCGTGTTCTTGAAAATGGCTTCTCTTCGAAGTCGATTGAAGATAAGGACGCCTTGTGTCCCAAGCACTACGTAAGTCGCGGCAATCGAAAGCACACACCCGAGAGACCACACGTCACTTGTTTGCGAAACTTCTGGCTTTTGGCGGCTCAAACCGTCCAAGTAGGCGGCTTTCTCCGGGGCGGCTGTGGATCAGAGTCAGCATGGCAGTAATAGAGGACGAAGGGAGGGCATGAAAGCACCGTAAGTCCTCGTCCCACCCGTTGACTTTGTTTTCTGGTCCCTTGAACTACCGGCGGACTTTAGCCACATGCTTGCCTCCCCTGGATCTGCCAATTTAAATCGGTTTTTGACTCGAAGGATGTTCTCGGGTTTGATGTCGCCATGCCATCTAGTTCATCATTGTTAGGATTGAGCCAATACTTGCGAAGAACAGACACCGAGACACATACGTCAAATACTGTTGTCGATCAACGACAACCGTATGGATAGAGGCTAATGCTCCCGAAATCTCTGCCATGGTCTGCCAGAATCCCAATATCTCCTTTGCCGAGATCGGGGGTGATTCCTTCCGAATCGCCGTGTAAAAGTCGAAGTCGGCTAGCTCCAATACGATATTCCAGCACTCTTCCAGTCCTCCACGATCGTCCGGCTCAAAGCTCTGGAACCAGCCAATGTACTTAATCATGCCTTCCTTGTTTTCGAGGTTGATGAACATTTCCTTTTCGTTGATAAAGTGCTCTCTTTTTGACGAGTTGAACTGTTTCAAGGCGAAGCGGTATCTCTGTTCACACAGCTTAGCTCCCGTGATGACTTACTGTACTTCACAGATGAAGGGAGGGAAAGTAGACGCGGCGCAGCTTACCTCTTCGCCGGTCCCAAAACTGTCGGTGCCGTTTTCCTGGCGCTCGATCTTCGCTGACGCCATTTGCTTCTGAAGCCTGGGCCCAACAAGTTCTTCGGGTACCTCGACGGCGTACAGCGTGGCCGTGTTCACTCGAGGTCCTTTGCCATCGCGGTACGGCTTGATCTTCTCTTTTCGTGAGAAGGGACTGATGATGTTGTGGATGCTGTGGCGATGTGAAGTGCCCATATCCATTTCAAACCTGATGGGACACCACGCAAATTGACTCTCATAGAACTTGTCGTGGAAGTCGGGATAGTCACGCGGTGGTTTTATATGTTTTCTCAAGGCATCAAGCTCGATGGGGAGGGTGGTGAGGTTGTTGTTCCAGAACTCGTGGATCAGCGATGGCGCGTTGATATCTAGGAGATTGTAGAAAACCTCAAGACAGTTGTCGAATTCTCGAACTCGCAGTCGAGGAGGGTTAAGTTTCTCTCGAAGATATGCCGTCTGTGCAATTCTGACCAGATCGTCGTTGTAGATGGCAGGGCAGCTCGGAGATCGTTGTCGAAGTCGTGCGGTAACATTGTTCACCAATACGAACTGTTGACCACGAGCAGAGGTTCGTGTCTGCTGCCGACGAAGTTCGCGAAATTCCAAAAGGGCTGTTTGGAACTGTTGCTCAAACTCTGGTTGCCTTGAGCCCATTGCTCCAGTGGTGTGTACAGTTTGAGGAACGGGTGTACAATGGTAACAGTGGTGTGTCGCTTGATCGAAGTCAACAACCAAAGTAGAGGAATACCTTGTTTGTCAAAGAGCACAGCGAATGACGTGAGAGACAGGACCAAGTCTATAGAAACGAGCGGAATGGAAGTAATATATAGCCTGGGTCAGGTCCAGTAGCAACGGCTTGGCCATGCGAATTAATAATGTCAGGTATAAAAGAAAGTCTCATGGCCCGGGCCCCGCCGATGGGGGGTACTCTGCATATTCCAAGAGGGAGGGCGCCCGCTGCCTTACCTGACCATTTGCGGCTGATGTGTCCCATTTCCATCATTTATCATCGGTATCGATGTAGCTGATGAGGAATCCCTGAAGCTCAATGAACATGGTCGAGGAACATTGGACTCGGTCTGAATTCTCCGAAACCACCTATAAAAATACAGCCCTGCGCATACCGTCTTTCAATAGCAAGATGAAGCAAAAGAAGCCGTCCCTACCCCGAACCTGCCTCCTGTCATGTTCACACGTTACTTCACAACGCCTGTCAAGCAGTCACGTAACTTGAGAGGAGTGTGTGGAcggcgggaggggggccgGGGAGCGACTGCAGCAGCAAGTTGGCTGCATGGCACGCCGTCCGTCACCTGAGATTAGCATCCAACTCAACACTTTGGTATAGCCGCAGACCGGGGACATCATTACCCCTCTTCTACACTCGACGCCACCAGAGAAATGAGCAACACCTCGTCTTGATCCCTGAGCGGAGTACAGATGGTATGAAggccacacacacagagGCATCGTCGTTTTGCATTCCAATCCCATTCCAAAATCTACCGGCCTaggcctcggcctcgctcTCGTGAAGCTAACGTAGCCTTACCGTCCCGCCAAGTTACCCGCCGGACCCGCGAGTTGGCAAC belongs to Colletotrichum higginsianum IMI 349063 chromosome 5, whole genome shotgun sequence and includes:
- a CDS encoding Fungal specific transcription factor — translated: MDDTDTARIAASRAGSAEVKTESPDDATVTSSTSTAESEQQHQQQHHHQHQHQQHTFQHQQHTLQHQPGQQQQSAPLKRTVCDHCRIRCDGKFPCEQCVHASLTCKREHVPKKRGPKRGHGRVINELRARESSHQLHQLPQHTIQKPFNAENALESPTEYVRRRLSAACPPLNLDSVDIGMSSSDLGEAASQPSSNASAASTPPSFWAAVTSNPAHSNVPEPRGVFSSDEFRPRTRSYFHMIPQLVELYYEHIYPIMPLIFMPAIRETISRPMTPSEKNLVYALCALTSMHMSGKSIGAPGPTSWEVVGRFFLDETISTRHSYDFLEDLSLSAVISSFYLSTSFFEINQSRKSWYYLREALTNAQDLGLQDDSTYYGLSREETLCRQRVFWILFVTERSFAILRNKPITFKRTPSLPSTRHSYEGPDIHAGFLQLVSSYTPLDESFVTAWNEGSDPRVSATTFLALQNLLSLPPAFLRPRGRSSPTQPHSQLAGSFGASSAAQDSGSSEPTDIQKADLLITQQWLRLIVWQSSMRQGLLSWTNPADSSGSVSPEDGVTEGNSMCFSFPLTVARDTAAILSSLPSKAVEVHGMGIMEKIFEIGTWCVNVLGACESVGFSTSMDFTSGDMGVLGSGRKGASLDPIEFFVRTLSASDNSRKQFAEKLLTAAGENPGSMRTQLSPAMSGMGASAASAAAAAAAMMASSQGPNAMDATGWGQQRGSVVGEVFEENEENSNGNTHHHHHQQHQQPQQQLGMGGTSIHHHHHQQQHQHQQQRQQHHSQQPGMQGLGLGIDLGAGETTGGLGGVDMDASSVDLMSPLGLTRSNTSDMATMGMPGFETAWSPSSGGTGPREFPDYGAGPFATQREGGGAPGYAEMGSGLLMHDRMVAGGGTIGGPVGGESPMVDERHHHHHQQVDSGPYDTRRENKNLGYQNGARVGLWLGT
- a CDS encoding Protein kinase domain-containing protein gives rise to the protein MVDDYMLVKKDRWSAKKICLQFDKLFGSTEPEESQVPKDLHTLLQRIDLQSEQMYDQHSGIRRVDSDEGAKQLPQVPNLPPADVEFESRRILLEQAIQPVAQRSRDRMVLPAHSRTRTSSTTQPPDSPVKPRETITAWQVRTELMKTGMRFRPNLKSFSSLFKPKPVPVKGKNMSEHLDQRLEVEFKNRDIVYLIDNGTTMASHWLQVTHLLEVLVWRSLGYDDNGMELYFTDPDTDPRATVTESCLQQVEDFTKAMMFAQPDEPKSPTQAVNTTIVPELARIINRYTRAKASKRPPRKKTIIILTDGIWNGMQMEHTIDIYLRSIIHELRDLHGDLSYIRPGKSQEQVDISTIRPVTIQFVQFGHDMNAVERLRRLDDDMRLYGCPDLIDTEHAGGDVYKMFLGSLCQDIDKQMRFMVGPALSASPSIERGSFRPQDTFQSPSQPEHRSTAVSHTSTRGSDQHDRISGDQDRPSTPSVQRHELPTSPDLRSENFPTPLHRSSTIGLANPISPSTVASPDGIGFMRESPSYHDTQRSPPTSPASSAPPTTPSRSSRRP
- a CDS encoding DEAD/DEAH box helicase, producing the protein MDRRGRGSNQNRGPRRDRRDAPYNERSAQPNTAPAVAAPPQNSTAPPLTEPVPEDTPRFADMVGVSPALIQAITQDLKFNHMMPVQAATLTELLPPKRGDCLVQAKTGTGKTIAFLLPAIQTLITNNRGRGAGISLLVISPTRELAMQIAKEAQALLQRLPQYRVCIAIGGTNKDREEKQILNGCDILIATPGRLIDHLSNAYIKESFHQLDTLVLDEADRLLDMGFMPALKDIVRALPDKAKTNRQGMLFSATIAAHVEQVAGIVLSKGYKFISTIPAGESNTHERVPQHLVKVPTFAAVAPAMVGAIREEAAHVGPDAFKAIIFAPTAALADFYGDVLANVPGMPPTAVLHSRISQSKRTKTTNDYRDSKSGILVATDVIARGMDFPGVTTVFQVGIPADKESYIHRLGRTARAGAEGRGIFIVAEVEGFFPQWTLKEISFQTRPADLSSADQVYQIAEQRIDEAQKAKIYQAWLGYYKNWMKSLKWEKEQLVAEGNIFARDALASPETPAIQKSTVGKMGLRGTRGLVVVPDAPKSRHGHRGGGGGGGGEGRSAGSGGRGGSGGGGGRGGGGGGGRRGGRF
- a CDS encoding Protein kinase domain-containing protein, yielding MGSRQPEFEQQFQTALLEFRELRRQQTRTSARGQQFVLVNNVTARLRQRSPSCPAIYNDDLVRIAQTAYLREKLNPPRLRVREFDNCLEVFYNLLDINAPSLIHEFWNNNLTTLPIELDALRKHIKPPRDYPDFHDKFYESQFAWCPIRFEMDMGTSHRHSIHNIISPFSRKEKIKPYRDGKGPRVNTATLYAVEVPEELVGPRLQKQMASAKIERQENGTDSFGTGEERYRFALKQFNSSKREHFINEKEMFINLENKEGMIKYIGWFQSFEPDDRGGLEECWNIVLELADFDFYTAIRKESPPISAKEILGFWQTMAEISGALASIHTVVVDRQQYLTYVSRCLFFASIGSILTMMN